The sequence CAGGCCGGTCGTATCGGGCAGCTCGGCGTTCAGCATCGCGAGCAGATCGCGCATATATGCCGGATCCGGAATGCGGGAGATCTTCACGTTGGTCCAGCCGTCCGCCTGCGCGAGAACCTCGTCTCCCACCTCGCGGGGAGTCCGGTCCGTAGAGGGATACGCGGCGACCAGCATCGATTCGCGAGGCCCGTCGCCCGTGCCGAGCAGCGTCCACAGCGGCAGGCCCGCACGCCGCGCGGCGATGTCCCACAGCGCGATGTCGACCAGGCCGATCGCCCGCCGCACCAGGCCCACACGTCCGACGATGGCGCTGCCGCGCAGCATCCGCTCCCAGGTCGCGGCGGGGTCGTCGGCATCCGCCCCCACCGCGTGCACCGCAACGAGACGGTCGACGATCTCGGCCATCGGCGCTTCCCGCGAGAGGCAGTAGGCCACACCGGTCAGGCCGTCGTCAGCGGTCGCCCGCACCGCGCTGTACTCGCGGCGGGTCACGGTCATCGCCCCCAGGTGCAGGGGTGCGGGGAGCGGCAGCACGGCCGTGGCCGTGTCGATGCGAGCAATCGTCGTCATTCGGGCTTCTTCGCCAACGGCACGCCGTAATCGACCATGAACCCGCCGTCGACGTAGAGCGTCTGGCCGTTCATGTACCGCGACTGGTCGGAGACGAGGAAGCTGACCGCGGCGGCGATCTCGCTCGCTTCGGCCAGACGCTTCGCGGGGATGCGCGACAGGATCGTGTCGAGGCTGAGCGTGCCCGCCTCGACACCCTGGCGGAAGACGCCCGTGTCGACGTACCCGGGTGCGACCGCGTTGACCCGCACCCCGCGCGAGGCCCACTCGGCACCCGCGGTCGAGGTCAGACCGATCACCGCGGCCTTCGTCGTGGCGTAGGGGGCACGTCCCGCAGAGCCGCGCGACGAGATGGAGGAGATGTTCACGATGCGGCCCTCGCCACGCTCCAGCATCCGCTTTCCTGCGGCCTGCAGCGCCGAGAACACCCCGTGCAGGTTGACGTCGACCACGGCCGACCACTCGTCCCAGCTGAGGTCTTCGATGCCACGATGGCGCTGGATGCCGGCATTGTTGACGAGCACCTCGATCGGTCCGAGCTCCGCCTCGATCTCGCCGAACACGCGGTCGACACCGGCATGGTCGGTCACATCGAGCTCGCGCCACAGGATGCCGGCCGGGTTGTCGGCGGCGGTGAGCCCGGGAACACGGTCGGCGGCGACCACGAGGTAGCCGTCGGTGGCGAGGCGCTGACCGATCTCCCAGCCGATCCCGGCGGATCCTCCGGTGACGATGGCGACAGGGCGCTGGGCGGTCATTGCTCTCCTCAGAGTGGTCGAGATTTGCTATAGCAAGTGTATCGGGAGTGCCGTCAGCGGTCGAGCAGATCGGCCACGACAGCCACCGCATGCTCCTCGAGCAGGTCGAGCGCCCCGGGCGCGAGAGGCGTCTGCCAGGCCTGATACGCCCCGCGGTCATAGGCGTCGCGCGTCGGCAGATACACGAAACCTGGGCCGTTCGTGAGGTTCATCACCACGATCGGCGTCTCGGGGAATCGGCGGCGCAGCGTGGTCTGCAGCCGCGAGTAGGCCTCGCCCGGATGCCCCACGATCACCGCATCCCCGAGCCGCCAGGCCCAGATCGGATGCTGCACGGTGGGACCTTCGATGTAGCCGTCGCGCAGGTTGCGAGCACGTCCCAGACGTTCCTCGCGGGAGCGCGGATCGATGTCCTTCCACTCCTCGGCGAGCTCGTCGAGCGTCGGGAGGTCACGCAGCGGCAGTTCCACACTCGTCAGCGAAGAGGCAGCCCCCTCCCCTCCAGCGGCTGCCCGCCCGGTCCAGATCGCGAGCGGAGCACCCGACTCCACGACACCGTCGAGCGTCAGCTCCTCCCCCGGGGCGGGCAGCGCATCGAGAGCGGCGAGCACCGCGTGTCCGAGCGAGCGTCCGTGCCGGTCGGCGACCGCGACGTCGCCCGTGTACTGCTCGCGCGGAGCCAGCTCGCCCGATGCGCCCTGCACGAACAGGCACGGAGCGCCAGCGGCGGACTCGACGATCTCGCGCATCGCCCCGACGTAGTCCGGCGACACCTCTCGGCTCTGCCAGGCGAGCGTGGTCGGATGGCAGGCGTAGTTCACGAGAGTGGCGCACACGATGCCGTCGACGCTGAGGCGCCCGATCGTCACGGTGTCGTCGGCCTCGCCCGCGGGGTTGTAGCCCACGAGGGGTCGACCGTCGACGTCGAGCTCGCGATCGGCCGCCAGGGTGCAGCGCCCGGTGGTCCACTCGATGAGTCCGGGGACCGCGCTCTCCAGCGCCTCGCGCCCGGCGGCGATCCCCGCAACGGCGAGCGCTTCAAGATATCCCGGGATCAGCTCGCCGCCCGGAAGATGCGCATCGGCGGCGCACAGCACCGCACCGGCATGGGTGTGCGAGAGCGAGAGCATCAGCTGGTCGGGGTCGAGCCCCAGCCCGTCGAGGATCGCCCCGCGCACGCCCTGCTCATCGGCGACGCGACGCCACCACGTGCCATCCACCGCGAGCAGCACGCGCGGGCGCTCGTCGGCGGAGACCACGGCGAGCGCGGTGAGCTCGAACGGACGGTGCGCCCCCTCGGAGCGCTCCCAGTCGGCGGGGCCCCAGTTCTTCGCCCGGATGCCGGTGGGCGGGGTGATGTCGCGCCGGGCGACGCCGATGCGCGCCCGGGTGCGGGGGATGCGGATGCGATCGCCGAGTTTCGTGGCAGATGCGGTGTCGTTCACGCGTGGTCCTCCCTGTTCTCCATGATGCCGCCGCTCAGGCGGTTTTCAGCACGTCGGCGATCAGGACACGCTCACCGTCTGCGGGGAGATCGGTCTCGACGCCGCGCTCGACCGTGTCGCTGTAGAGCAGCGTCGACGGCTCGGAGAAGCCCGCGGCCAACCGCAGCCGTCCTCCGACGAATTGTGCGCCGGTGACGCGCGCGTGGTTGATGCCCGCGCCGATGTCGACGTGCGCCGCGCCCTTCGGCACCGTGGAGGTCACACCGCTCAGCCGCCAGGTGATCACGCCCGCGCCGCCGGCCCGCGACAGCATGGCGCCCTCGCCGCGCTCCGTGCTCAGCTCGACACCCTCGAGCACGATGGCCTGGTCGCGCACCGCGGTCGCCGTGAGCACGACGTCACGGACCGTGCCGCCCCGGATGGTCACCCTCGACCCGCCGAGCTCGGCGGGGGCGCCGGTCGCCGGACCGCTCAGCCGGCAGTCGACGAACTCGACCGCTCCGGATCCCCGAGCCTTCATCCCGTCGATTCCGGTGATCGTGCAGCGTGCGAAACTCACGGGGACCGTGACGGGGGTCTGGATGAGCACCTGGTCCTTGGGGAGCGCGAAGGTGCAGTCCTCGATGGTCGTCGGCCGCGACGACCTGGTCGATCGCTGGCCGATGGCCAGCAGCCCCGCGGTGCACCCTCGCAACTGGGCGCCGTCGGCGTTGATCGTCATGGTCGCCTGGGGGTCGAAGGTCGATCGCCCGATCACCCGGACGTTCTCGAGCGTCAGGTCGCTGATCTTGGTGCCCGCGACGAACCACGAGCAGACGTGGTCGCGTATCGTGATGCGCTTGGCGGCGGTGCCCCATTGCGCGCCGGAGTTGGCGATGTCCATCAGCCCCGAGCACCCGATGAAGGTGAGGTCGTGCTCGTACTGACCGTGCGTGGTGAACGGGTTCCCGCCCTGGTCGTCACCGTCGCCGTGGCAGTTCTCGACGATGCAGTACGCACTGGCGGTCAGATCGTTGAGATGCCGCGCGTTCGACGATGTGCAGTCGCTCACCCGTCCGTAGAGGCTGTAGATCTGCTGCGTGAGGTAGCCCGCGCCGCCGTAGAAGACCGTGGGCGGGTTCTCGACGGAGCAACGTTCTGTCGTGAAGTGCGTGTTCCACCGCCGCATGATGACCGGCCACCAGGTGCGACTGGCGTGCACGTCGGCGACATCGCAGTGGATCGCGTACTCGAAGGCGATCGGGTGCGATCCGGTGAGCTCGCGAGAGTCCGGGAAGGAGCCGTCCGTCGGTCCGTCGAAGGGACCGGCCCCGAGGAACCGCATGTTCGAGATGCGCACGCCCTCGACCGGATCCATCCGACGCCAGATGAGCTTTCGCCCCGTGTCGAGCGGCCAGCCGTTCAGGTAGTCGATCCGGATGTGCGTTCCGTCGATCTGCTGCGTCACCCGGACGAATCGCTGGATCTCGCGCTCATCGGCTCCGCCTCCGGCGACCGTGTCGCACTGTAGCGCCCACCAGGAGTCCACGGGGAACGCCGCCGCATCAGGCACAGTCACCGCGTCCGTCAGCTCGGGCCAGGCCTCTGCCAGGCGGTGCTCGACCACCACGTCCCGCGACACCCCGGTGAAGAACATCACCGCACCGAAGGGGTTGTCGTGGGTGTTCGCCTCGATCCCGTCCGTCGTGATGACGTGGCCCCCGAAGTCGATCTCGATGTGGGAGCGGGTGAAGCGATGCCGTCGCTGGAACAGCAGGTCGGTGCTCGCCGCGATCCGCTTGACGCGGACGTCGTTCACCATCGCGGCGAGCGCGTCATCGGCCGCCGTCTCGGGCCCGGTGATGCCGAAGACCCGGAAGTCGACGGTGCCGTCGTGCTGCAGCAGCCATCTGCTGCCGCGCTTTCCGGCGATCACCGTGCCGCCGTTGGCCTCGATGTCCGCAGCCTCGACCCCCACGTAAACGAGCAGTCCGGCGTCGCCGGGCGTCCGGTAGCCGGCGACGATCGCCACCTCGCCGTCGCGCGCACGGCGCCGGGACAGCTCGGAGACCGAGTCCGCCCTGGTGATGTCCTTCGCCCCCGCCGCGGTGGGAGCCGCCTGCGCGGGTGACGCAGCGGCCAGGGAGCCGGCCGCACCGAGCGCGACCGCACCGAACCCCGCCACGAGGGCGCGTCGACTCGCCGAACGCACACGCGCATCCGCATCGCTGCGGGACATCACCGCACCCCGGACTTCGCGTCTGCGGCCAGCAGCGCTTCGGCCGGAACCGTGAAGTCCGCCCGTCGGCTGAGCGCGAAGGCGATGGTCGCACCGAGCAGCGTGAGTCCGGCGATCAGGAGCAGACCCCAGATCGCCGACCCCGTGGTCTCGCTGATCCAGCCGATCGCGTACGGACCGGCGAATCCGGCGAGGTTGCCGACCGAGTTGATGAAGGCGAGTCCGGCAGCCGCCGCCGTGCCGGTGAGCACCATGGGCGGCAGACTCCAGAACAGCGGCGTCGTCGAGAACAGCGCCGACATCCCGACGCACAGCGCCGCGAGCGCGAGGACCGGCGTGCCCTGCGCCGCGACCGCCGCGATGAGCGAGAGCGCGGTGATGGTGAGCGTGATGCCGATCTGCAGCGGGATGTTGCCCTGTTTGCGGGCGGCACGCTCCCACGGGAGCATGACGAGCGTGGCGCACAGATTCGGCAGCGCGACGATCCACCCCGTCGTGGAGTTGGAGAAGTCGCCCATGCTCTTCACGATCGTGGGCAACCACATGCCGAGCCCGTACGCACCGAACACCACACCGAAGAACAGCACGATCAGGGTCCACAGGCGTCCGTTGCTGAACACCTCGCGCAGGCGCAGACGCCCGTGCTTCTGCTCGGTCGCCGCTGTCTCGGCCGCCAGGGTGTCGTTGATCCACCGCTGCTCGGTCGGGTCGAGCCAGCGCGCATCCTGCGGACGGTCGGGCAGCCAGAAGAAGACGACGAAGGCGAGGAGCACAGCGGGGAGGCCCTGCAGGAGGAAGACCAGCTGCCAACCGTCCAGACCCCACATGCCGTGGAGCTCGAGCATCCAGCCGGAGAGGGGCGCGGCGACGGCGTTCGCGATCGGGTTCGACAGCACGAACACTGCGAGCACCTGGGTGCGGTACTGCCGCGGGAACCAGAGCGTGAGGTAGAGGAGCACGCCGGGGAAGAAGCCGGCCTCGGCGATGCCGAGCACGAACCGGGCGATCGCGAACTGGGTGGCATCCTGCACGAAGGCGGTGAGGGCGGCGACGAGTCCCCAGGAGACCATGATGCGGGCGATCCACTTACGGGCGCCGAAGCGCTCGAGCAGGAGGTTGCTGGGCACTTCGAACAGCAGGTACCCGATGAAGAAGATGCCGGCGGCGAACCCGAAGGCGGCCTCGGTGATCTGCAGTGCCGCCGTCATCTCCAGCTTGGCGAAGCCCGCGTTGTTGCGGTCCATGTAGGCGACGAGGTACAGCAGCCCGAGGAACGGGCCCAGACGCCAGATCGCCTTCTTCATGGCGGAGGCTCCGACCTCCTCCGGCGTTCGCGTATCGGGTGCGGATGCGTTCCCGGCCATGGACAACTCCTTCGTCATCGTTCGAGTGGGCTTGCTATAGCATCTAGCAAATCCCTGGCCGTGTCCACTCATCCGGAAAATGCCATAGCATCGAGCGAACGAATTCGCGCCTCTCGACGAGACGGAACCGCGGATCGAGAAGGGCACCGAATGCGCAGCGTCTCGGATCAGAACATCGCCGAACAGGTCGCAGACGAACTGCGCGCGGCCATCCACTCCGGAGAGCTCGCTCCCGGCGAGCGCCTGGTCGAGCGCAAGCTCGCCGACCGGCTCGGTGTCAGCCACATCCCGGTGCGCGAGGCCCTGACCCGGCTCGCCGAGGAGCGCCTGATCACCCGCGAGCCCCGCCGCGGCGCTCGTGTCGCCCAGCTGAGCGCGCAGGACCTGGAAGAGATCTCCAGCCTGCGGATCGTGCTGGAGCAGTTCATGGCGATCCGTGTGCAGGAGCGATGGAGCGAGGAATCCGCCGCCCGGCTCGGAGCCATCATCCAGGACATGGCGGATGCGGCCCCCGGCGACATCGACGAGGTGCTGCGCCAGGACCGCCTCTTCCACGAGACGCTCGCCGATCTCGCCGAGCACCGCTTCCTCGACGAGCTGAGCGGACAGTTGCGCGGCCGGATCACCGGATTCCTGCATGCCGCCAACGCGGCCCTCGACCCCGCGGAGCAGGAGGAGCACGTGCGCAGCCACCAGCAGATCGTCGACGCCATCGCGAGCGGCGACCCCGAGCGCGCGCAGGCCGTGATCGCCGAGCATGTGACCAGGGCCGTCGAGCGCATCACCCCCACGGCCGAGTGATCCGCGCCGTGACCCCGCAGACGATCGTCCTCACCGGAGCCTCCGACGGGATCGGCGCAGCGGCCGCCCGCCAGCTCGCCTCCTCCCCGCATCGCCTCATCCTCGTCGGCCGGTCGGTCGAGAAGACCCGCGCCATCGCCGAGGAGACGGGCGCTGCGTGGTTCACCGCCGACTTCGCGCGCCTCGACGACGTGCGAGCACTGGCCGCGAAGATCAGCGATGCCGTCGGCGACAGCGGCATCCACGTGCTGGCGAACAACGCCGGCGGCATCTTCGGGGATCAGACCCCGACGGTCGACGGCTTCGAGAAGACCATGCAGGTCAACCACCTGGCGCCGTTCCTGCTCACGAACCTGCTGCTCCCCCACGTGCTGAAGGCCGAAGGCGCGGTCATCAACACCTCCAGCATCGCCCACCGCCTGTTCGGACATCTCGACGTGGACGACCTCGACAACCGCCGCCGCTTCAGCCCGAACAAGGCCTACGGCGATGCCAAGCTCGCGAACGTGCTGTTCGCCAAGAGCCTGCACACGAAGTTCCACGCCCAGGGGCTGAGCGCGGTCGCCTTCCACCCCGGCACCGTGCAGACGAACTTCGCGTCCGACTCGTCGAGCATCATGCGGCTGCTCTACCGCACCCCGCTCAAGCACCTCATGCTCATCGGTGCAGACAAGGGCGGTGCGACACTGCGCTGGTTCATCGAGGGAACCCCCGGTGCGACCTGGTTCTCCGGCGCCTACTACGACGAGCGCCAGCTGACCACGAAGATCAATCCGCAGGTGAACGACGCCGCCCTCGCCGAGGCCCTCTGGCAGCGCAGCGCCGAGCTCGTCGGCATCCCTGCCACGTAGCCCGAACGCATCGAACGGCCCCGGCTCGCCTGCCCGGTTCGCGTTCCCCGGTTCGTCTCCCCGGAGTGCGCACCTGTCGGGAGATCTCACGGATGTCGGACCGGAACAGGCTTTCCGGTCCGACATCCGGACACCCTCCCGACGGACGCACCTCCCGACGGATGCACCTCCCGACGGATGCACCTCCCGACGGATGCTCCGCCCCGGAGGCCCGCGCCCGGGAGAGCGTCAGACCACGAGATTCGCGGTATCCACCACACGCGGGCCCGCGGCGGGGAAGGCCGTGCGGGTCACACCCGACTCGACGTTGCCGGTGTGCAGCAGCGTGGACGATGCGCCGAACGCGGCATCCGCCAGCTCGATCGCGCCGCCTTCGAAACGGTTGCCGACGGCGCGGTAGTGGGTCGCGCCCTTCGTGACCGCGACATGCGTGGCCGACCCCTCCGCACGGAAAGTGCTGTCGGACAGCGTCAGGTGCAGCTCGCCGTCGCCGGCGCGCGAGACACCGGTGCCGCCCTTGATCGCGACATCCGACCCCGCGATCTCGACCGCCTGCCGCTCCCCTCGTGCCGCGGCGATGCGGGCGTTGCGGAGCGTCGATCCCTCGAACCGCAGCCGCTCCGACGATGTCACGACCGGCGCCGCGTCGTCGGCGGCCGTGAGCGTCGAGCCGCGGAACGTGACTGCTCCGGCCCCCGCGATCTTCATGCCGCCGACCCGGTCGAGCACGGTGTCGACGAACGTGACCGGCGTCTTCACCGTGGCGTTGGTGAGCTCCCCCGGTGCGACGAAGGTGAAGTGCGAATCGGCGATCACGGTCGGTCGCGCGGAGTTGTCCGAGGCCTGCGTGATCACGAGGGTGTCGGATGCCGTGCAGCCGCGCAGCTGCGCGCCGTCGGCGTTGATCCACAGCATGCCCGATCCCGCGAGCGACGGCTTGCCGATCACCTGCACGTCTTCGAGGGTGAGGTCGGTGATGCGCACGCGGGCGACGAACCACGAGCACACGTGCTTGCGCACCGTGATGCGCTTGGCCGCCGATCCCCAGGCCGCCCCCGAGTTCGCGAAGGTCATCAGCCCCGAGTTGCCGGTGTATGTGAGGTCGTGCTCGTACTGTCCGTGCGTGACGAACGGCCCCTGGTCGTCGCCGTCGCCGTGGCAGTTCTCCACCAGGCAGTAGGCACTCGCGGTGAAGTCGTTCAGGTGCCGGGCGTTCGCGGTGTGGCAGTTGGCGACGTATCCGTAGAGGCAGTAGATCTGCTGCGTCAGGTAGCCGGCCCCACCCCAGGTGACCGAGGTCGGGTTCTTCAGCATGCAGCTCACGGTCGAGTAGTACGTGTTCCACCGGCGCTGGATCAGCGGCCAGAAGGTGCCGGTGCCGTCGATGTGGTCGACGTCGCAGCGCACCGCGTACTCGAAAGCCAGCGGGTGCGATCCGGTGTACTCGTCGGTCCCGGTGCCGAGGAACTTCAGGTTCGACACCGTCACGTCATGCACCGGAACGACGCGACGCCAGGTCATCGTGCGGTCCTTGCCGAGCGGCCAGCCGTTCTTGTAGTTGATGCGGATGTGCGTGCCATCGACGATCTGCGTGACCTGCACCATCCGCTGCAGCTCGCGCTCCCAGCGGCCCGACAGCGCGTTCACCTCAGCGGCGTACCAGTCGCCGACCGCGAAGAACGAGGAGTCGGCGACCGGGAAGATGTCACCCAGATCGGGCACCACCTCGCCGAGCTTCGCCTCCTGCACGGCATCCGTCACCTCGCCGCGGAAGAACATGACCGCCGCGAAGGGGTCGTCCTTGCCCGCATTCTCGATGCCGACGGTCGTCATGAGGTGCCCGCCGAAGTCGAACGCGATGTTCGACCGCGAGAACCTGTGGCGACGCACGAAGTTGAGGGGGCTGTGCCCCTCGATGCGGTGGATGCTCGCATCGTTCACCATGGCGTCGAGCGCGTCGTCGGCGTTGACGCTCGCATCCATGATCCCGAACATCCGGAAGTTTACGACCCCCTCGTGCACGAGCACCCATGCCCCGCCCTTCGGAGCGGCGAGCACGGTGCCGCCGTTCGCCGCCGGAGCGTTCTTCTTCACGAAGCGGTACAGCCCGCCGCCCCCGTCACCGGCCGCGGCGTATCCGGTCGTGCGGACCAGATCGCCGTCCTTGCCCTTGCGTGTGACGAGATCGGTCGCCGTGCCGCCGTTCGCCACAGACGAGGAGCCCGAGTTGCCCTGCGCGACGATCGGGCCGGCGGCCTGCGCGGGGGTCTGCGCGCTGACGGCCGCCACGCCGCCGATGGCTGCCGCTCCGAAACCGGCGAGCAGCATGCGTCTGCTGCGCAGAGCGGCGGTGTCGGTCTTCTCCTGCGGGGTCGTGCTCGTCTTCTGGGTCATGCTCATCCTCCTTGCGGCGTCATCGCCGCGGTCAGGCGTCCGGTCGTTCGGCCGGGCCGCATCATCCGATCGATCCCCAGTCCCCAGTGCTTTCTCCGAGCGGGTCGCTCAGAAGTAGTCGCCCGCCGTGAAGTGGCGGATGCCGCGCAGCCGCGCCTCACGCCGCAGCGGACGGATCATCCCGGTGCGGTCGTCCTGCCGCACGGCCGCGGGAGCGAAGGCGCGGAGCGCGCGTTCCTCATCCTCGAGAGCGGGGACAGCGAGATCGCACGACGTCACCCCGGTGGATGCCCAGTCCGCGCCGATGGCGGAGAGCAGGTGATCGCGCGCAGCACCGCGCCCTGGGAGCACGGCGCTCTCCAGGAGCATGCCGACGTCGCCGCGGCGCTCGGCGATCGCGTAGCCGACCGGCGCCGATCCGTCGACCCGGAGGTACAGGGTCGCGCCCCTCATGCGCACCTCGGCCATCGCCCGGTCACGGTCGCCGCGCACCGGGGCCAGGACCACTCGACCTGCGCGCGAACGCTCGTAGACCTCCCGCAGTGGGCGGAGGCTCCCGAGCCCGACGGTCTCGCGCACGACCAGCCCCTCGGTCTCGGCCGACACGGGAGGGCTCCACGGCCCGACCAGGGTGCGCGGCATGGAGAAGATCTCGAACCCGCTCGAGCGATACACCTCCGGGGTGCCGGTGAACAGCAGCGCCCAGTCGGCGTCGCGCCCGGCCTGCAACGTCGCGGTGACGAGCCTGCGGGCGAGGCCCTGTCCCCTGGAGCGCTCGGCGACCGCGACGCTGCCGATCGCCTGCACCTCGGCGATGCCGCCGTCGGATTCGCGCAGCCGCTTGGGCAGACCGTAGATCGACCCGCACAGGCCCTCATCGTCTTCGGCCACGATCGTGTGGGCGAACCGTTCATCGTCGATGAGCCACTGGTCAGGCGTGAGCGCAGGGGCGAACGCGGTCGCCCACAGCGCGGTGAGCGCGGGCTCGTCCTCGACGCGCGCGGCCCGGATGCGCTGGTCGCTCATGCGTCGCCCCGCGCGATCTCGGCGGCACGGATGCTGTTCGCCACGACGCTCCGCGCCTCGTGCCAGGGCGCCACGGTCGCCCCCGCGGGCGCCGCATCGAGCAGCGCGCGGATCAGGCCGCGGAACCCGAGCTCGTCGTTCGCGTCCGCACCTCCCTCCGCACCGACATCGAGCGCGACCGAGCGGATGCCGGTGGTCGTCACCACATCCACCCCGTAGGCGTCCACACCGGGCGCGCCGGTGATCAGCACCTGCACCGGCACCTCGCGCTCCGCACCGGGCATTCGCACCATGCCCTCGACGCCGGCGGCATCCT is a genomic window of Microbacterium maritypicum containing:
- a CDS encoding enolase C-terminal domain-like protein codes for the protein MTTIARIDTATAVLPLPAPLHLGAMTVTRREYSAVRATADDGLTGVAYCLSREAPMAEIVDRLVAVHAVGADADDPAATWERMLRGSAIVGRVGLVRRAIGLVDIALWDIAARRAGLPLWTLLGTGDGPRESMLVAAYPSTDRTPREVGDEVLAQADGWTNVKISRIPDPAYMRDLLAMLNAELPDTTGLVVDVGFGWPDADTALTEIAQWGDPRLAWLEDPLLPEDAEGVARIRRESGLPVSVGDEVTDPAVLKALVEVGGVDVLRIDVVAIGGVTPAREMIAWAAERGVPVSGHVYPEVTAHLGIGVETFARGVNPYDPAPSFILGGPSFEGRVRPTDAAGLGFALDPTVFPFERD
- a CDS encoding SDR family NAD(P)-dependent oxidoreductase, giving the protein MTAQRPVAIVTGGSAGIGWEIGQRLATDGYLVVAADRVPGLTAADNPAGILWRELDVTDHAGVDRVFGEIEAELGPIEVLVNNAGIQRHRGIEDLSWDEWSAVVDVNLHGVFSALQAAGKRMLERGEGRIVNISSISSRGSAGRAPYATTKAAVIGLTSTAGAEWASRGVRVNAVAPGYVDTGVFRQGVEAGTLSLDTILSRIPAKRLAEASEIAAAVSFLVSDQSRYMNGQTLYVDGGFMVDYGVPLAKKPE
- a CDS encoding peptidase C14, which gives rise to MSRSDADARVRSASRRALVAGFGAVALGAAGSLAAASPAQAAPTAAGAKDITRADSVSELSRRRARDGEVAIVAGYRTPGDAGLLVYVGVEAADIEANGGTVIAGKRGSRWLLQHDGTVDFRVFGITGPETAADDALAAMVNDVRVKRIAASTDLLFQRRHRFTRSHIEIDFGGHVITTDGIEANTHDNPFGAVMFFTGVSRDVVVEHRLAEAWPELTDAVTVPDAAAFPVDSWWALQCDTVAGGGADEREIQRFVRVTQQIDGTHIRIDYLNGWPLDTGRKLIWRRMDPVEGVRISNMRFLGAGPFDGPTDGSFPDSRELTGSHPIAFEYAIHCDVADVHASRTWWPVIMRRWNTHFTTERCSVENPPTVFYGGAGYLTQQIYSLYGRVSDCTSSNARHLNDLTASAYCIVENCHGDGDDQGGNPFTTHGQYEHDLTFIGCSGLMDIANSGAQWGTAAKRITIRDHVCSWFVAGTKISDLTLENVRVIGRSTFDPQATMTINADGAQLRGCTAGLLAIGQRSTRSSRPTTIEDCTFALPKDQVLIQTPVTVPVSFARCTITGIDGMKARGSGAVEFVDCRLSGPATGAPAELGGSRVTIRGGTVRDVVLTATAVRDQAIVLEGVELSTERGEGAMLSRAGGAGVITWRLSGVTSTVPKGAAHVDIGAGINHARVTGAQFVGGRLRLAAGFSEPSTLLYSDTVERGVETDLPADGERVLIADVLKTA
- a CDS encoding MFS transporter, with amino-acid sequence MAGNASAPDTRTPEEVGASAMKKAIWRLGPFLGLLYLVAYMDRNNAGFAKLEMTAALQITEAAFGFAAGIFFIGYLLFEVPSNLLLERFGARKWIARIMVSWGLVAALTAFVQDATQFAIARFVLGIAEAGFFPGVLLYLTLWFPRQYRTQVLAVFVLSNPIANAVAAPLSGWMLELHGMWGLDGWQLVFLLQGLPAVLLAFVVFFWLPDRPQDARWLDPTEQRWINDTLAAETAATEQKHGRLRLREVFSNGRLWTLIVLFFGVVFGAYGLGMWLPTIVKSMGDFSNSTTGWIVALPNLCATLVMLPWERAARKQGNIPLQIGITLTITALSLIAAVAAQGTPVLALAALCVGMSALFSTTPLFWSLPPMVLTGTAAAAGLAFINSVGNLAGFAGPYAIGWISETTGSAIWGLLLIAGLTLLGATIAFALSRRADFTVPAEALLAADAKSGVR
- a CDS encoding GntR family transcriptional regulator yields the protein MRSVSDQNIAEQVADELRAAIHSGELAPGERLVERKLADRLGVSHIPVREALTRLAEERLITREPRRGARVAQLSAQDLEEISSLRIVLEQFMAIRVQERWSEESAARLGAIIQDMADAAPGDIDEVLRQDRLFHETLADLAEHRFLDELSGQLRGRITGFLHAANAALDPAEQEEHVRSHQQIVDAIASGDPERAQAVIAEHVTRAVERITPTAE
- a CDS encoding SDR family NAD(P)-dependent oxidoreductase, which gives rise to MTPQTIVLTGASDGIGAAAARQLASSPHRLILVGRSVEKTRAIAEETGAAWFTADFARLDDVRALAAKISDAVGDSGIHVLANNAGGIFGDQTPTVDGFEKTMQVNHLAPFLLTNLLLPHVLKAEGAVINTSSIAHRLFGHLDVDDLDNRRRFSPNKAYGDAKLANVLFAKSLHTKFHAQGLSAVAFHPGTVQTNFASDSSSIMRLLYRTPLKHLMLIGADKGGATLRWFIEGTPGATWFSGAYYDERQLTTKINPQVNDAALAEALWQRSAELVGIPAT
- a CDS encoding peptidase C14, yielding MTQKTSTTPQEKTDTAALRSRRMLLAGFGAAAIGGVAAVSAQTPAQAAGPIVAQGNSGSSSVANGGTATDLVTRKGKDGDLVRTTGYAAAGDGGGGLYRFVKKNAPAANGGTVLAAPKGGAWVLVHEGVVNFRMFGIMDASVNADDALDAMVNDASIHRIEGHSPLNFVRRHRFSRSNIAFDFGGHLMTTVGIENAGKDDPFAAVMFFRGEVTDAVQEAKLGEVVPDLGDIFPVADSSFFAVGDWYAAEVNALSGRWERELQRMVQVTQIVDGTHIRINYKNGWPLGKDRTMTWRRVVPVHDVTVSNLKFLGTGTDEYTGSHPLAFEYAVRCDVDHIDGTGTFWPLIQRRWNTYYSTVSCMLKNPTSVTWGGAGYLTQQIYCLYGYVANCHTANARHLNDFTASAYCLVENCHGDGDDQGPFVTHGQYEHDLTYTGNSGLMTFANSGAAWGSAAKRITVRKHVCSWFVARVRITDLTLEDVQVIGKPSLAGSGMLWINADGAQLRGCTASDTLVITQASDNSARPTVIADSHFTFVAPGELTNATVKTPVTFVDTVLDRVGGMKIAGAGAVTFRGSTLTAADDAAPVVTSSERLRFEGSTLRNARIAAARGERQAVEIAGSDVAIKGGTGVSRAGDGELHLTLSDSTFRAEGSATHVAVTKGATHYRAVGNRFEGGAIELADAAFGASSTLLHTGNVESGVTRTAFPAAGPRVVDTANLVV
- a CDS encoding GNAT family N-acetyltransferase gives rise to the protein MSDQRIRAARVEDEPALTALWATAFAPALTPDQWLIDDERFAHTIVAEDDEGLCGSIYGLPKRLRESDGGIAEVQAIGSVAVAERSRGQGLARRLVTATLQAGRDADWALLFTGTPEVYRSSGFEIFSMPRTLVGPWSPPVSAETEGLVVRETVGLGSLRPLREVYERSRAGRVVLAPVRGDRDRAMAEVRMRGATLYLRVDGSAPVGYAIAERRGDVGMLLESAVLPGRGAARDHLLSAIGADWASTGVTSCDLAVPALEDEERALRAFAPAAVRQDDRTGMIRPLRREARLRGIRHFTAGDYF